From Pirellulales bacterium, a single genomic window includes:
- a CDS encoding AI-2E family transporter has translation MSRIVSFVVLLTIAILVGALSFMVMSSFLLPMFLALVLAVIFRPLHKWFIARAAGHDRIAAGVTTSAILLIVLIPTLLILTRAAGEAVEIATEIKPQVVGDRLSQLRREFHLEMPPEDVQLTLQSIGLEVDEIADGVHLHSRTLDELHGLAGRLDRDLDQIHAQLALENPEAEDESFNHEARQHIAASWQRFDEQVVRLTEGSPDLPAFTAALPDLEAAYTTFRESLLGSPTIAWLRRQMNPSDEQIRSFLESLQRWAMPFLFGTGQAVGGFLGSVVVGLGVMILSLYYFLADGPSMIRALMHLSPLDDRYEEELLNEFSTISRAVVLATLLSAFAQGLLASIGYFFAGFESVFLLTVVTMLLAMIPFVGAAAVWGACSLWMLFYEQRAMPALALALYGALVVSMIDNLIKPMVLHGQSKLHPLLALLSILGGMKALGPIGIFVGPMGMAFLQALLHMLHAELIALGEPAQAQIARPALPAE, from the coding sequence ATGTCGCGTATTGTCTCGTTCGTGGTGCTGTTGACCATTGCGATCCTGGTCGGCGCGCTATCGTTCATGGTCATGTCGAGCTTTTTGCTCCCCATGTTCCTGGCGCTGGTGCTGGCCGTGATTTTCCGCCCGCTGCACAAATGGTTCATCGCGCGCGCAGCAGGGCATGACCGCATCGCCGCCGGCGTAACCACGTCGGCCATCCTGCTGATCGTGCTGATTCCGACTTTGCTGATCCTCACCCGGGCCGCGGGCGAAGCGGTCGAGATCGCCACCGAAATCAAACCGCAAGTCGTCGGCGACCGGCTCAGCCAGTTGCGGCGCGAGTTTCACCTCGAGATGCCTCCGGAAGACGTGCAGTTGACCCTGCAATCGATCGGCCTCGAAGTGGACGAGATTGCCGACGGCGTGCATTTGCACAGCCGCACGCTCGACGAATTGCACGGCCTGGCCGGCCGGCTTGATCGCGACCTGGACCAGATTCACGCACAACTCGCCCTGGAAAATCCGGAAGCCGAGGACGAAAGTTTCAATCATGAAGCCCGGCAACATATTGCCGCGTCGTGGCAGAGATTTGACGAACAGGTAGTGCGTCTCACCGAGGGATCGCCGGATTTGCCGGCGTTCACGGCTGCGCTTCCCGATCTCGAAGCAGCCTACACCACGTTTCGCGAATCGCTATTGGGGTCGCCGACGATTGCGTGGCTGCGCCGCCAGATGAATCCCAGCGATGAACAGATTCGTAGCTTTTTGGAATCGTTGCAGCGCTGGGCTATGCCGTTTTTGTTCGGCACCGGTCAGGCTGTGGGGGGATTTCTGGGGAGTGTCGTCGTGGGGCTGGGGGTGATGATTCTCTCGCTCTATTACTTCCTGGCTGACGGTCCGTCGATGATTCGGGCATTGATGCATCTCTCCCCTTTGGATGATCGTTACGAAGAAGAATTGCTCAACGAGTTTTCCACGATCAGCCGCGCCGTAGTGCTGGCCACACTTCTATCGGCTTTCGCACAAGGATTATTGGCGAGCATCGGCTATTTCTTCGCCGGCTTCGAGAGCGTGTTCCTGCTGACCGTCGTTACGATGCTGCTGGCGATGATTCCGTTCGTCGGCGCGGCGGCCGTGTGGGGCGCGTGCAGTCTGTGGATGCTGTTTTACGAGCAGCGCGCTATGCCGGCCTTGGCCCTAGCACTTTACGGGGCGCTCGTCGTTTCGATGATCGATAACCTGATCAAACCGATGGTGTTGCACGGGCAATCGAAGTTGCATCCGCTCCTGGCGCTCTTGAGCATCCTGGGAGGGATGAAAGCGCTGGGGCCAATCGGTATTTTTGTCGGTCCGATGGGCATGGCGTTCTTGCAGGCGCTATTGCACATGCTGCATGCGGAATTGATAGCGCTCGGCGAGCCTGCGCAGGCACAGATTGCCAGGCCGGCCCTACCGGCAGAATAA
- a CDS encoding lysylphosphatidylglycerol synthase transmembrane domain-containing protein codes for MTTGRGRAKKYAVAALKVAIVAAVLWGMQRTIRAALADLDQHEWSAATLRPGWLILSSVAYLAGLLPSSLFWHRLLELFGQPAARGRAVRAWYIGSLGKYVPGKATVVVLRTALLRRDGVGIAVSTATIFYETLTTMAVGAFVAGAILLVMMHDRWELVVLSAGMMLAAGAPTIPWVFKRLARLAGIERAAPAAIDRLDQLKLRGIARAWLELAVGWCLIGLSIWATLCAIDGEASHANPREIALSIAAGAMSVVAGFVSLIPGGLVVRDAVLLELLAPAVGKGPALVCALVARLVWLLSEVGISIILYPVGRRPPDATPEAP; via the coding sequence ATGACGACCGGCCGCGGCCGCGCCAAGAAATACGCCGTCGCCGCTCTCAAGGTCGCGATTGTCGCTGCCGTGTTGTGGGGGATGCAGCGCACGATCCGCGCGGCGCTTGCGGACCTCGACCAACACGAGTGGAGTGCCGCCACGCTGCGTCCCGGTTGGTTGATCCTGTCGAGCGTGGCGTACCTGGCCGGGTTACTCCCCTCGTCACTTTTCTGGCATCGCCTGTTGGAGCTATTTGGTCAGCCGGCAGCGCGCGGGAGAGCGGTTCGCGCGTGGTATATCGGTAGTCTAGGAAAGTATGTCCCTGGCAAGGCGACCGTGGTCGTGCTGCGCACGGCGCTGTTGCGTCGCGACGGCGTGGGGATCGCGGTTTCGACCGCCACGATCTTCTACGAGACCTTGACCACGATGGCCGTGGGGGCCTTCGTTGCGGGGGCGATCCTGCTGGTGATGATGCACGACCGGTGGGAACTGGTAGTGCTCTCGGCCGGCATGATGCTAGCCGCTGGTGCGCCTACCATTCCGTGGGTCTTCAAACGCCTAGCTCGTCTGGCTGGAATCGAACGCGCGGCGCCAGCGGCGATCGACCGGCTCGACCAATTGAAACTGCGCGGCATCGCCCGCGCGTGGTTGGAACTCGCGGTCGGCTGGTGCCTGATCGGGCTTAGTATTTGGGCGACGCTGTGCGCCATCGACGGCGAAGCGTCGCATGCGAATCCGCGCGAGATCGCGCTATCGATCGCGGCCGGTGCCATGTCGGTCGTAGCAGGGTTTGTCTCCCTCATCCCCGGTGGGCTGGTGGTGCGTGACGCGGTGCTGCTGGAATTACTGGCCCCGGCCGTGGGAAAAGGCCCGGCCCTGGTCTGTGCGCTCGTGGCACGCCTGGTTTGGCTACTGTCGGAAGTAGGGATTTCGATTATCCTATATCCTGTAGGCAGGAGACCGCCGGACGCCACGCCCGAGGCCCCCTAG
- a CDS encoding glycosyltransferase family 2 protein, with translation MLSAVIPVFNEVDSLATLHREISEVAAAEKLDVEIIFVDDGSSDGSWEVITRLAGADPRVHGIRFRRNFGKAAALSAGFRAARGERIVTMDADLQDDPREIPHFLNHMDVGFDVVSGWKQVRHDPWHKVLPSRVFNWMVSSMTGVHLHDHNCGMKSYRREIFDEVRLYGELHRFVPVLAFARGFKVSELVVHHRPRRFGKSKYGMHRIVKGFLDLLTVKFLTGFGQRPQHLLGTLGLVCFLLGGLGLSYLSIYWLAARIYPDWGLLPLHQRPAMLYSLGALLLGGQLMSIGFLAELITAYHGRDADTYSVAEETPAPERPAGKNLHERSA, from the coding sequence ATGTTGTCGGCCGTCATTCCGGTATTCAACGAGGTCGACAGCCTGGCGACGCTGCACCGCGAAATCAGCGAAGTGGCCGCGGCCGAAAAGCTGGACGTCGAGATCATCTTCGTCGACGACGGTTCGTCGGACGGCTCTTGGGAAGTGATTACACGCCTGGCCGGCGCCGATCCGCGCGTACACGGTATTCGCTTTCGGCGCAACTTCGGCAAGGCCGCGGCGCTGAGTGCCGGTTTTCGCGCGGCACGCGGCGAACGGATTGTAACGATGGATGCCGACCTGCAGGACGATCCGCGCGAGATTCCTCACTTCTTGAACCACATGGACGTCGGGTTCGATGTGGTCAGTGGTTGGAAGCAGGTGCGTCACGATCCCTGGCACAAAGTGCTTCCCTCGCGCGTGTTCAACTGGATGGTCAGCTCGATGACCGGCGTCCATTTGCACGACCACAATTGCGGAATGAAGTCGTACCGACGAGAGATCTTCGACGAAGTTCGGTTGTACGGCGAACTGCACCGCTTCGTGCCGGTCCTGGCCTTCGCGCGCGGCTTTAAAGTCAGCGAATTGGTGGTCCATCATCGGCCGCGGCGATTCGGAAAATCCAAATACGGCATGCATCGGATCGTCAAAGGCTTCCTCGATCTGCTGACCGTGAAGTTTCTGACCGGCTTCGGCCAGCGTCCGCAGCATTTGCTCGGCACGTTGGGACTGGTCTGCTTCCTGCTCGGCGGTTTGGGACTGAGTTACCTGAGCATTTATTGGCTCGCGGCGCGTATCTATCCCGACTGGGGATTGCTGCCGCTGCATCAGCGGCCGGCGATGCTGTATTCGCTCGGCGCCCTGCTGCTGGGAGGTCAGTTGATGTCCATCGGTTTTCTGGCCGAGTTGATCACGGCCTATCATGGCCGCGATGCCGACACGTATTCCGTGGCCGAAGAAACGCCCGCGCCCGAGCGTCCTGCTGGAAAGAACCTGCATGAACGCTCAGCCTGA